From one Mytilus trossulus isolate FHL-02 chromosome 10, PNRI_Mtr1.1.1.hap1, whole genome shotgun sequence genomic stretch:
- the LOC134686504 gene encoding uncharacterized protein LOC134686504 has protein sequence MANDDKQFDFTKLHKGAPDFRALMDNPAIMSMFSFLKRGEEEKAQGARDSSRIFRENKLFDSNDFSHYPKSPTASYFRRAVFHFKMAVEIIKGYNRESVDNLKDCEVLRPAFENIVYGHICENSMYEPFRPPDTTSVLIDQYLMLKPDDVFAEYAKLIILGRTLLKGEKGNNLLSDFESSKLYIKSSELLAFKLKPKTNAQPYRMILIDIYYYLGSKYVSTEQHERALDSFQKCFDLDNSNYRALYGIAYQHMESDPEKSIELFEKFISMAPECEKQYPNAYYMIATIYMSKGNFDAALRHCSLAEDAERTRLPFLGPVDIPQKDMMQQMKCMIPQIQKLRMNKK, from the coding sequence ATGGCGAATgatgataaacaatttgacTTCACAAAATTACATAAAGGAGCTCCAGATTTTCGGGCGCTTATGGATAATCCTGCAATTATGTCAATGTTCAGTTTCTTGAAACGTGGTGAAGAAGAAAAAGCTCAAGGGGCCAGAGATTCTTCAAGAATATTTAGAGAAAATAAACTTTTTGACTCGAATGATTTCTCACATTATCCGAAATCTCCCACGGCAAGTTATTTTAGACGCGCTGTTTTTCACTTTAAAATGGCAGTCGAAATAATAAAAGGCTACAACAGAGAAAGTGTGGATAATTTGAAAGACTGCGAAGTTCTTAGACCAGcctttgaaaatattgtatatgGTCACATTTGCGAAAACAGTATGTATGAGCCTTTCCGTCCACCGGACACTACCTCTGTTCTTATCGACCAATATTTGATGTTAAAACCTGATGATGTATTTGCTGAGTATGCAAAGCTTATAATACTTGGGAGAACCTTACTGAAGGGAGAAAAGGGAAATAATCTTTTATCGGATTTCGAGTCCTCAAAATTATACATAAAATCATCTGAGCTATTGGCCTTTAAACTTAAACCGAAAACAAATGCACAGCCCTATCGAATGATTCTTATTGACATATATTATTATCTTGGCTCAAAATACGTTTCTACAGAGCAGCATGAGCGTGCGCTTGATTCGTTTCAGAAATGTTTCGATCTAGACAACTCAAATTATAGAGCTCTTTATGGAATCGCATATCAGCATATGGAAAGTGATCCTGAGAAATCAATTGAGCtatttgaaaagtttatcaGCATGGCGCCTGAATGTGAGAAGCAATACCCTAATGCCTATTACATGATTGCAACAATATATATGAGTAAAGGAAACTTTGATGCAGCATTACGGCACTGTTCATTGGCAGAAGATGCAGAGAGAACACGTTTACCATTTCTAGGTCCTGTCGACATTCCACAAAAAGATATGATGCAGCAAATGAAATGCATGATACCGCAAATTCAAAAACTaagaatgaataaaaaataa